In Mercurialis annua linkage group LG5, ddMerAnnu1.2, whole genome shotgun sequence, a single genomic region encodes these proteins:
- the LOC126681618 gene encoding uncharacterized protein LOC126681618, with protein MEDDRNPLLNLDGVISPPPRDDLALNRTNERIVPHPQRRTLGDFFLPNVDNANYRCFAPPILAKNFKIKPGTIQLLESCCQFYGLESEDPNAHLSKFTEVCNTFKIHNVTEDQIKLCLVPFSLRDKARNWIQSLPSTSITTWKQLAQAFLNKYFSRGKTARMTKETIDFFQLHGESLYQAWERFKELKRICPHHHLGRVHLISIFYNGTNERTRATIDAASGGSLMKKTYGEANNLLEELATNSSQLEMYKQQANQRNAQLAVVQMGCETCDGHDHSGMDCPVLHQNSNEQVNYVNGQRQGNDPYSSTYNPGWRNHPNFAWRDNSGEANANTNMGGENFQGGNRGPPNQGNFKYHRPQHPPGSQQNRNADEGSKIDKLIEEVRSSFKNQTSVNHHLETQFSQLAISLQNRAQGGLPSTTESNPREQVKAIELQSGKELDDPHASKESTIDLPPSTNEEEVTELPYVKLPPPPPFVPKVPFPGRLKKTPDNQNFQ; from the exons atggagGACGACCGTAACCCTCTGTTGAACCTTGATGGGGTTATTTCACCACCACCACGTGATGACCTAGCTCTGAATAGGACAAATGAAAGGATTGTCCCTCATCCACAAAGACGTACCTTGGGAGATTTCTTCTTACCCAACGTGGACAACGCCAACTACAGATGTTTTGCACCTCCTATCCTTgcaaaaaactttaaaatcaaGCCGGGAACGATTCAATTACTTGAAAGTTGTTGCCAATTTTATGGGTTGGAAAGCGAGGATCCAAACGCTCATCTTTCAAAATTTACGGAGGTGTGcaacacattcaaaatccataatgtgacggaggatcaaatcaagctttGTCTTGTCCCTTTCTCTTTAAGGGATAAGGCGAggaattggattcaatcacttccaAGTACCTCAATCACAACATGGAAGCAATTGGCACAAGCTTTTCTAAATAAGTACTTCTCTAGGGGCAAAACGGCGAGGATGACCAAGGAGACTATAGATTTTTTCCAATTACATGGCGAATCTCTATACCAAGCTTGGGAACGCTTCAAAGAGCTTAAGAGAATTTGTCCGCATCATCATCTAGGTAGAGTACACCTTATCTCTATCTTTTACAATGGTACCAATGAGCGTACACGGGCAACTATTGATGCGGCATCGGGAGGATCACTTATGAAGAAGACTTATGGTGAGGCCAACAATTTGCTAGAGGAACTCGctacaaatagtt CACAACTCGAGATGTATAAACAACAAGCTAATCAAAGGAATGCTCAACTTGCGGTAGTTCAAATGGGTTgtgagacttgtgatgggcacGATCACTCGGGGATGGATTGCCCCGTTctacatcaaaactcaaatgagcaagtcaactatgtCAATGGACAAAGGCAAGGCAACGACCCATATTCCAGCACCTACAATCCggggtggaggaatcatcctaacTTTGCATGGAGGGACAATTCGGGTGAAGCCAATGCCAACACAAACATGGGAGGAGAAAATTTTCAAGGAGGAAACCGTGGTCCACCAAACCAAGGCAACTTCAAGTACCATCGACCACAACATCCTCCCGGTAGTCAACAAAATCGGAATGCGGATGAAGGGAGCAAAATTGATaagcttattgaggaagttcGATCCAGTTTTAAGAACCAAACTTCCGTCAATCACCATCTCGAGACTCAATTTTCTCAACTTGCCATCTCACTTCAAAATAGAGCTCAAGGTGGTCTACCATCTACAACGGAATCAAATCCACGGGAGCAAGTAAAAGCCATTGAACTTCAAAGCGGGAAAGAACTtgatgatccacatgcaagtaaAGAGAGTACAATTGATCTTCCACCAAGCACGAATGAGGAGGAAGTAACCGAACTTCCTTATGTCAAACtgccacctcctcctccatttGTGCCAAAAGTCCCTTTTCCGGGACGATTGAAGAAGACGCCGGACAACCAAAACTTCCAataa